The Fortiea contorta PCC 7126 genome has a segment encoding these proteins:
- the cysH gene encoding phosphoadenosine phosphosulfate reductase, translated as MTASTISRHQTSDFDLELLNQKFETATPKEILAWCIDNIPTQLVQTSAFNVDDMIITHILYSELKHPVPVIFLDTLYHFPQTLELVAKTKEVYNLDLKTYKTPDVDSREAFSAKYGEALWDQDISQFHQITKIEPLQRGLDELNTVGWITGRRRDQAVTRANMPVFELDGKGRLKLNPLAAWTRQQSWVYVAEHGVIYNPLHDQGYPSIGDEPITTKVGEGEDERAGRWRGTGKTECGIHI; from the coding sequence ATGACAGCTTCCACGATCTCTAGACACCAAACCAGCGATTTTGACTTAGAACTCTTAAATCAAAAATTTGAAACCGCTACTCCCAAAGAGATATTAGCGTGGTGTATCGACAATATCCCTACGCAATTGGTGCAAACCAGCGCCTTTAACGTGGATGACATGATAATTACCCATATTCTTTACAGCGAACTGAAACATCCAGTCCCCGTAATCTTTCTAGACACTCTCTACCACTTCCCCCAAACTTTAGAACTAGTAGCCAAAACTAAAGAAGTCTACAACCTAGATTTAAAAACCTACAAAACTCCAGATGTAGACAGTCGGGAAGCCTTCAGCGCCAAATATGGCGAAGCGCTTTGGGATCAAGATATTAGCCAATTCCATCAGATTACAAAAATTGAACCACTGCAACGGGGTTTAGACGAACTCAACACCGTCGGTTGGATCACTGGTAGACGCCGTGACCAAGCTGTTACCCGTGCTAATATGCCAGTATTTGAATTGGACGGCAAAGGACGCTTGAAACTTAATCCCCTAGCTGCTTGGACACGTCAACAAAGCTGGGTTTATGTGGCTGAACATGGTGTAATTTACAACCCCCTCCACGACCAAGGTTATCCCAGTATTGGTGATGAACCCATCACTACTAAAGTTGGAGAAGGTGAAGACGAACGCGCCGGACGTTGGCGGGGAACAGGTAAAACCGAGTGTGGAATCCACATTTAG